TGAAATTTCTTTAACTTACATTAAAGGGATTGGGAAATCTACTTCACAACAAATTTTAAAAGATACTAATATTGACCCAAATATCAGAGTAAAAGATTTATCAGAAGAACAATTAAGTAAAATTAGAGATGCAGCTTCTAAATATACAACAGAAGGTGATTTAATTCGTGAGGTTGCACTAAATATTAAAAGATTAATGGAAATCAAATGTTACAGAGGAATTAGACACAGAAAAGGATTACCAGTTCGTGGACAAGTAACACAAAAAAATGCCCGTACTAGAAAAGGTCCAAGAAAAACAGTGGCTGGGAAGAAAGGTAAATAATCATGGCAAAAGATAGCAGAAAAAAAACTAAAATTAAAAGAAAAAATGTTGTTTCTGGAATTGCACATATCCATTCAACACATCAAAACACAATTGTTACTTTTTCTGATTTACAAGGTAATGTTATTGCTTGATCTTCATCAGGAGCTATTGGTTATAAAGGTACTAAAAAGAAAACCCCTTATGCAGCAGGTTTAGCAGCAGCAGCAGCTTCTGAAGCGGCTAAAGAGCATGGGATTAAAGAGGTTAAAGTTCAGTTAAAAGGACTAGGAGCAGGAAAAGATGCTGCTAGAAAGCAAATTGAAGTTTCAGGAATTAATGTTATTGAAGTAAAAGATGTAACACCTATCCCACACAATGGAACTAGACCACCAAGAAAAGTTTTCAAAAGAGAAACTAAAAGATAGTAATAAATAGGACAAAATATGCAAAAATTAACAAGAGTTTTTTACAAAGAAGAAAAAGATAAAAAAATTTCTGATTATAAAACATCATTTGTTCTAGAACCTTTAGAAAGAGGATTTGCTAATACTATTGGTATTGCGCTAAGAAGAACACTTTTATCTTCAGTTACTTCTATTGCTCCATTTGCTGTTAGAATTGAAGATGTAAATCACGAATTTAGTTCAATTGATTTTGTTGAAGAAGATGTTGTAAGACTTCTCAATAATATTAAAAAAGTTAAATTTGTTTTTGATTCTGAAATTTTTAAAGTAAATGAACCAATTAAAGTTTTTTATGATAAAGAACAAGAAGGTGATGTAACAGCTAATGATTTAACATTACCACCTGGACTAAAAATTGTTAATGGAAATCAACTAATTGCTAAAGTTAAAAAAATAGGTGTTTTAAAATTTGAAATTTACTTATTAGTAGGTAGAGGGTT
This Mesomycoplasma neurolyticum DNA region includes the following protein-coding sequences:
- the rpsK gene encoding 30S ribosomal protein S11 — protein: MAKDSRKKTKIKRKNVVSGIAHIHSTHQNTIVTFSDLQGNVIAWSSSGAIGYKGTKKKTPYAAGLAAAAASEAAKEHGIKEVKVQLKGLGAGKDAARKQIEVSGINVIEVKDVTPIPHNGTRPPRKVFKRETKR
- the rpsM gene encoding 30S ribosomal protein S13, which codes for MARILNIEIPNNKRVEISLTYIKGIGKSTSQQILKDTNIDPNIRVKDLSEEQLSKIRDAASKYTTEGDLIREVALNIKRLMEIKCYRGIRHRKGLPVRGQVTQKNARTRKGPRKTVAGKKGK